From Malacoplasma iowae:
TAAAACTAAACCGCTTTCAACATGATCATTATCCATTTCAAAATCTGTTGATTTTCCAATATCATGAAAAAAAGCTGCTTTTTTTGCTTTATATTTATCAACATTTAATTCAATAGCTATGTTTGAAGCTAGCATAGCACATTCAATTGCATGTGTTAAATTATTTTGCGAAAATGATGTTCTAAAATATAATCTACCAACATATGGATAAAGTTCTTTATTTACATCAAATATTTGTAATTTGTTTTCTAAAGCCTCTTTTCCTATTTCATACAATCTATTATTCATATTTTCAAGTTCAATATCATAATATTTTTCAATTCTACTTGGTTCAATATTTTTGTTTAAAATTAATTTTTCTAATAGGTTTTTAGCTATTTCTCTTCTAATTGGATTTAAACAAGAAATAGTAACTTCTGGATCTTTTTCAATGATAAGTTCAACACCAGTTGTATTTTCAAAACATTTTTTATTTCTACCATCTTTTCCAATTATTCTTCCTTTAATGTTATCTTCTTCAAGTTTAATTGTATATGTAGTTTTACTAATAGCTATATCTTCAGCCATTCTTTCCATTGTATCAACTAATATTTGTCTAGCTTTATTTTCTAATTCTACTTTTTTTTCTGTTTCAAAATTACTTATCATTTTGCTTCTTTCAACATTCAATTCTTGTTTTAAATTATTAAGAATTATTTTTGATGCCTCTTCTTTTGATAAACCACTTATTTCTTGTAATTGTTTATCAAGATTTTCACTTTTATTTTTTAAAGAAAAATTTAATGCATTATATTTAGATAATGATAATTCTAATTGTTGTTTTAAATTTTTATTAGTTTTTACTAAGTTATCTAATTCATTTTTCTTTTCATATATATTTTGTATATTGTTTTCATTATTACTTGAAATATTTTTACCACTTATTTTAGTTGATAAATCCCTTTTATTATTTCTTGATTTTCTTTTTGTAAAAATAACAATTGCAAAAATACCAAAAAATAAAAGTGTACAAATAATAATGACAAAAAAAACTATATTTAATACCATAATTTAATTAACACCCTATTAATATAAATTGAGCAAATAATTTGTATAAGTTTTAAACCAGTATATTTATTTTATATGATAAAAATAATTTTGTTAAATAATATACAATAAAAAACTATAATTTTTAATGTTTGGCATATTATTTTTTATAATATTTAAATTAAGGTGCATTTATGGAAAAAACAAGATTAGATGTTTATTTGGTTAATAACAAAAAAGTTGAATCAAGAAATTTGGCAACAAAATTAATAGAAGATGGAAAGATTATGGTTAATTCAATTATTATTACAAAAAATAATTATGGTGTTAATTATACTGATAAAGTTGAAATTCTTGAAAATGAAAGGTATGTTTCAAGAGGTGCTTATAAATTATTAAAAGGGATACATGAATTTAAACCAGAACTTAAAGATAAAATAGGATTAGATATTGGATCATCAACTGGTGGCTTTACTCAAGTATTGCTTGATCATGATGTGAGAAAAGTTTATTGTGTTGATGTTGGAACAGATCAACTCCATGAAAAAATAAAAAATAATAAAAAAGTTGTTGTCTATGAACAAACCAATTTTAAAGATGTTGTACCAACTTATTTTTATGAACCTATTGAATTTATATGTTGTGATGTTTCATTTATATCAATTAAACAAATATTAAAAAAAATAATTGAATTAAACTTTCATAACATTGAAGCTATTTTTTTGTTAAAACCTCAATTTGAAGTTGGAAAAGAAATAATTGATAAAACAGGTGGTGTGGTTAAAGATCATAAATTACATGAAAAAGTTATAAATGACTTTAAAGAATTTTGTAAATTAAATAATATTGAATTTTTAAATATATGCGA
This genomic window contains:
- a CDS encoding Rnase Y domain-containing protein — its product is MVLNIVFFVIIICTLLFFGIFAIVIFTKRKSRNNKRDLSTKISGKNISSNNENNIQNIYEKKNELDNLVKTNKNLKQQLELSLSKYNALNFSLKNKSENLDKQLQEISGLSKEEASKIILNNLKQELNVERSKMISNFETEKKVELENKARQILVDTMERMAEDIAISKTTYTIKLEEDNIKGRIIGKDGRNKKCFENTTGVELIIEKDPEVTISCLNPIRREIAKNLLEKLILNKNIEPSRIEKYYDIELENMNNRLYEIGKEALENKLQIFDVNKELYPYVGRLYFRTSFSQNNLTHAIECAMLASNIAIELNVDKYKAKKAAFFHDIGKSTDFEMDNDHVESGLVLARKYNLEDYIINAIESHHEKVPCDNIYSCITKIVDKISASRPGARHISHEEYLQKINTIEEICNSFDGVKNSYAIKAGKQVRVIIDPKTINDDALTTLAYDIKQKLETDDITNKQPIEIILIRENRLEVKSKGSASRSIEPNTNE
- a CDS encoding TlyA family RNA methyltransferase — encoded protein: MEKTRLDVYLVNNKKVESRNLATKLIEDGKIMVNSIIITKNNYGVNYTDKVEILENERYVSRGAYKLLKGIHEFKPELKDKIGLDIGSSTGGFTQVLLDHDVRKVYCVDVGTDQLHEKIKNNKKVVVYEQTNFKDVVPTYFYEPIEFICCDVSFISIKQILKKIIELNFHNIEAIFLLKPQFEVGKEIIDKTGGVVKDHKLHEKVINDFKEFCKLNNIEFLNICESPITGAKLNNIEFLTHIFIK